ATTACCTTTCCTCTACCTTGACGATCAAACATATATGCTTACCATtctgataaaatttaaaagaaactttggcAATTAATGGCTACTACtttcagaagaaaagaggaacaaaggtGGCGAAACTCatctaagaagaaaaacaaagagaaaaatctttctttctgtGCCAGATCATCCGGTTTCTGTGTACAAAacttcattttatagttgagggaGTTTTAAAATTGCCAATCACTAAAACTGATATACGTAGATTTTAACATATTAGCAAATGATAAGGAATTTTAAGGAAGAGGACAAAAGGttatttatttgggttttttcctgaaTAAAAACCAAATGTAATTTATAAACGGGTTTCTTTTATATGTAGGGATCCATGGCCACTCCATGGCCACTCAGCCCTCCTGGGGATCAAAACTCAAGACAGAGGATGAGAAAGGACCAAAAGTAAACTAGGTCCAGGTAATTCTGACAAGGACATTGTTTCCAAGACAATTTCCTTTATGAAGATGGTAGGGTCTAGGTCAGTCAGCTAGATTTCTTCTTCCCAGAGAGTATTTCATATGCATACTTCAAAACTGAGGGTCAGCTCCCTGTTCCCTGACAGAACACTATCTTAGTAGCAGAAAAATCAAAGGATaaacaagaagaaaggaaggtgtCTAGAGAGTTTCAGGACTATTACTCTACACGGTTACCAGTATTCATTTAAACACTTTAGCAAATCACTTTCTAGCATCTGAattctttacagagaaaataatttacatttcacTTCTAAAACTCAGAATAAAAACTATTCTAATAGCCACCTAGTGACCAGATGAATTGGACTTTGCATATAttagcttgctctttgtcattaGTGTGGAATGGTCCTCTTTGTTTTTGCCTTTATTAAACTCACACGCATTTACAACTGTATAGAAAAGGATACCTTCCACACTGTGCTCGGAATCCTCAGACCTCACAAACCTTACATGtgccccactctctctctctcttctccctttttgtgACTTTAGACAAAGaacatttttgcttttcaaaaagccTTCATTGATCTTATAAAATCTGGAAAGATCATAACCAAAGATCTGGAAATCATTGTTAACTAAATGCCAAATCTAAAACACAGTATTTAACATCTTTCTACTTCCATCTTACTAACATGCCTATCTGGAAACCAAAAATCCAACTCCTTCACGTATAGACAACCACCTTGGAAGAGGCCCAAGAAGACCTGTGCATCACTCCTGTAAGGTGTTCTAAGCCTGAAGACAAGAAGGCTGCTTTTATCAACAGAAGGAAAAGGATTATTCTGTTAGCTTTATCGCAGGCGTCCTAGTAACCCTGTAGCCTTGCACACTTCAGCCCCCACTCAAAATCCCCTCTAATGCTTTATTTGCACAAGGAAGACATTGCAGAGTCAAGGATGGATGCATTGAAACtctggggagaggaaagaaatgggcCTGAGGACAGCAGGATTAAAGGCAAAGGAGGTTTCTGTTTGGGAAGGTCTCTTGGCTCAGAGAAAGGTAAGAAAATTTGTCTTAGCTTCACAGTGaattgaagaggaaaaaagcagggaCACAAAATTCCTGGGGTTCTCATGACTAATACAGTAAAAGTGAAGCGAAAGAGGAAGGTAAGTCGAGACGGTAGGTCAGGGATGAGATCCAAGAGGCTGTGTGAATAAGGAGATTAAATTACAGGTGGACATTAGTTGATAAAATGACAATAACAGGCTGAAACAGGAGCACAGTTCTGTTTGAGTCCACTCTGCTGAGATGCAGGAAGAGGCTGGTACCCCAATGGCATCACTATTTCTGGTTATTTTGAGGTGGCTAAACTTATATCACATATTAATTCAAGTCATGGACCTCAACAAGGATGAACACTTctcttcttaagaaaaaaaaatttcaaaattaaagtaTTAGAGTTTCTGTTGAGTTTTTAACCTGGGATCAAAAGATCTGAGTTTTCTTGAAAAGCAAAATTTCAAGTGAGAATCAAAAAACTTTCTTTGTACAAGTGTTTTTTTCAATTTGCTTATCATGTAACAAAATTCCAGAATTAAAAAGTTTAGGTGTGATGTGGTATTTCCCCCAAATGAAATGTATCCCCTGTCTTCCAAGGTTTGCAGTCTCTTGAACACACACGGGAGAATATCTGTACTATTCTTCCCATCTAGAGTATCCTACACACTCGTCTGAACTTCTATATGGCTGGTCATGAGCCAAGCTCCTAATCCTCAGAATAAAGATGGAGATTGAAATATTCTCCTTCTATCAATAAATGGTTTTCCTCAGACAAACCACCCTTTCAACAGTACCTCCTTATGCATTAGGACATAAAAACACAAGCGCTTGTGTTTTCTAGTGGTTTGACATAAATGAAAGCACCAAGCTTGGGTGTTGTAGCCATTTGGTCTCAGAATCATTTATTCCAGTGTTATGACTTGCAAAATTTTCAGCAAACCAACTAAAATTGTGATAGGAATTCATGCAAATAAGCCTAAATTTTGGCTTGTCTTCAAACACTccatttccataaatattttatgcaGGTTTTCAtgagtcttttatttttgttaaaaaaaaatccaacgcATTAACCTCATTATCACAAGTGtactatttcaaatttaaaagaatgaatattacTCACAAACTTGGTGGGGGGGTTGGGTAGagtattacattttattattcaaGTACAGCTTCTTGTCTGCTGTATTCTGGAACTGTCAATGATTAACTCAGAATTGAAAATAACTTTGTGACCGTAAAccatttttacagaaaaaggtaagtgggagtggggagaggggatggTGAATGCTTTGAGTTGTATAAAGAAAGTCACTTATTTTTCCCAGAAATTTTGCTTTTCATGGATTGAGCCCCTTGTATTTTAGTACaatggagaattttttttaactttttttttttttaaagattggcacctgagctaacaactgttaccaatcttctctttttttccctcttcttcttccccctaaagcccccagtacatagttgtatattctagttgtgagtgcctctggttgtgctatgtgggacgctgcctcagcatggcctgatgagtggtaccatgtccacgcccaggatctgaaccagcaaaaccctgggctgctgaagcagagcgcgtgaacttaaccactcagacatggggccagcccccttttttaaacttttattttagaaaagattgATCTTCTAAATATGAGGACAAAACAGAGTATTCTAGAGGCAGGTCACTACTTTTCAGTGGTACTTTTATAATGCATTACTTTGTCAAAGAACACTACCCAACTGATAAGCACTAGAATTTGGGTGGTGGCTATCTGGAAACTTCCTagttaattttgtttcttctacATATACTGATTTTTACCACGtaataaaattttctctaaaaatattttagaaagacaacataaaaccaaaaaaccacATCCAATACAACAGGAGGAACTAACTGGCGTGTAACTCTAGTTGGGCTCGTGTATTATGTAAATGATCTGCTCACAAGCTTATCTCCACAAGTGTCAGATAGCTGTGTTACCCCACCACTGACCACCTTGACACATtccatttatattacattttctttaggATTGAAAAAGAACATTGTAGGTTTAGGACCAGCTGCTTCTGTTTAAGCCCAACTGTTTCAGAGCTGCAGCTACATAGCTAAGGTGTGATGTCATCTGAAGGCTGGACATAACATATTCTAACTGATCCTAAACGTAGATGCATGTCTCTCCTTCTGTGCATAATTCCCATGATGGTCTATATTTTAGAGATGTACTCAAAGACATTGtgaagttaaaataaagaaacccaCAACGCCATACCATTTCCCCATATTAACAATTACTTTGGTccattttcttctgatatttttatGACTCTTAAAGAATTCAAGGACACACTAAATACTCATGTAAGAATGATAACATTTCTGGTTATACCTACAGAGATGCAGGCTGTCTCGATGTCCTGGACCTATGGTTCTTTCCATCcgtaaatttctgtttctatattggataaatatgtgtgtatgaaGATATTATATTGACTTAATTAAAAAGCCACAAGGCAAAGCAGAAATATAAATAACAGAAGCTGCGGCTTCTAAGTGAAGGTTCACGGGGAAGCAGGGGACTGTGTACATAGTTAACTTATTCACACCTAGATGcatggaaaaacaaacacacacatacacagagcaCAGAGAACAATGGCGTGCATTACTGGGTAAGATGGCACATGATCTGCATGCTTCATCATAACAAGCACCAATCCTTCATGAGCATGGCAGCTTGGTTATCACGTGGTCACTGTGGACAGTCTTTACAGTGCATCAGAAACATCTAAGTtggattttttaatgttaaggCCAACATGACTGGCACCCTCCACCCCCGGCAGGAGCAGCCAATGGAGATTTACTGACCTGTCTCTGCTCCGGCGAGAGGGGAAGGCGGCGTTGCAACCAGCCACCGTGCAGACGTGCATCTCTTTTAAGTGAACGTTCCTGTAGTGAAGCTTCACGCTGTAGGAGCTTTTGAAACTCTTCTTGCACACGTAACAGATTTTGGGGTCTGGGCTAGAACACAGGTCACCTTCTGGGGAGAACTTTTGAGGGCTGCCATAATTCAGAGACGAGGCAAAACTTTCATGTAGGGCTGCCATGCTGGCCCCCCCACCATTGTACAGTCCGTACTGGCTCATGTAAAACATGTCGTAAGTGGGATCTGTAAATTCTTCCTTCACCTTGATGACGTCTTGGTGAGAGGGCTCACTGTGGTTCTCATCAGGCCTCTCGCTGTTCATCAGGACTTTTTCGCTCACTTCGCTGTGAAGGTGCTCATCCCCTTCCATGGATTCCTCTCCTAGTTTGGGCTCTGAAGACTCAGACTCGTTCTCATAGTCCCGCTCCGGTTCTTGGTCCTCAGAAGTCATGCTGTCGGCCCTTCTTATTTCAGTCCTTGAAATGCACCGGGTCCTGCTATGCTTAGAAAAGTCCTTCACAGACATGCCTGGACTCATCTCCTCCTGGGAGTGGCAATGATTGTCATGGCTCATGTCGTTGACCACAGCTCCACCATCATTGGggtcatcatcttcatcatcaaacTCATCAGCGGTATCAATAATTTCCTTCTCAATCTTCACAGGCATGCTGGACTTCCTGGGCTTCTTTTTGGGTGCCAGGTCAGCACTGGGCTCATGAGTGGCCATCATCACTACTGGCGCTGCTGGCTCAGAGGGTGGTGGGGGGTGCTGCTCTATAGTACCACTGGTTGGAATGATGGGACTGGTTGGGAGGGAGGTTGGAGGACTCACCATTTCCCCTGGAGTGAGTAAacttctataaaatggaggaacTGGTTGGACAGTCTTTAGCCCAGAAAACACCAGCTGGCTAGGGAGAGGATTCTGTAAGACAGGGTCTAGTGGGGGAGTGGTAAAACCCATTGGGGGCCTGCCAGGGCTTGTGAGTGTGAGATTTGATTTTGTACTTGCTATGACGGGGGTGGCAGCTCCTGATGTGGCCCGAATTAAATCTTTGTCTCGGTTATTCCTTAGCATAGGCATGTGAAGGCGAGGGTTAGGGTTTGCACTGTGGCGATTACGGCTTCGGAGGGAACTAAAGACCATGTTGCAACCTTCGATGGTGCATCGATGTTTGATCTTCAAGTGAACAGCATTATAATGAATTTTGAGAGTACCTTTGTCATAGAATGTCTTCCCACATGCATTACAGAACACTCTTCCTTTCCTAGAGGCTGACCCCATCCTTCTCATCCGATGAATCCGGAATGAGCTTTTTGGGTGTTCAGTTTTGTTCAGATCACTGACTGGGGCGGAATTCTGAATGGGGGACACACAGACTGGCTCGGTTTTGGGCTCCACATTAGTAATGCTGGTCAGGGCATTTCTATTGGGCGTCTGATCGTTTTTATAAGGTGTGGGAGAGACTTCCGATTCACTGCTCTCATTATATTCATTCTGGGTGGAAAGGCTTGGTTCCCGCAGCCTCAGTCCTGGTTGCTCTAATAGTAGCCCGTTTGGAGGCAATCCGAGGAGTGGGGCTGAGACGGGGTTTATGTACTGGAATGGAAGCAGAAACGCAAGGCTGTTGGGGATGTTTTCGAAGTGATGAATGCTGGAAGGGTTGCTGTTCTCTAGGTGAGCGAGGAGGCTGGGACTCCTGGTGCGATTATTGCTCTCAATAAAAGTCCTTATGTCTGAGTCTGTCTTTGAAGATGGTACAGCTACGGCCTGCCCTTCTTTCTCCTGAATTGCCATCAGCTCCACAATGGATTTGGTTTCTCCAAACCGCAGAAACTGCTGAAGGGTGATGATTTCCTCTTCTCGAGACATGATGGCCCAGCGGTCCAGCACCTTGCCGGCAGCATCCTAGAGGCCACATCAAAGAAACAACAGAGACAAACACAAAAACTTATTGATTGTGCATAATTATTCAAGGCAACTGAAGGTGCTCTGTCTGCTCATGAAACACCGAGAGCGAGAGCCGAAAATAACATGCAAGCACTGTTAATAAAAGTCGACCCACAAAGCAAACTTTTCTGCCATGCAAATGTAGTAATTAGAGTCACAGGGAAACAGATTGAGTTTAATAACGTCAAAGCAAACAAAATGTAGACCACTGGGGCTCTGTGATCTAAAATGCCTTCACTACTGCTATTTTAACAACAATGGTCTATAGAATACGCAACTATTTAGCATATATTAGTAGAAGACGTGAACTCTTGCTGTGCAACCCAGTATAAATGCAAAATATGGTACCTTAATCCGTATTAAATAGTGACACCATAGAAGGAATTAGGCACATTTTGTGAAATTTACTTCTTCAACACAAGCATACATGACACTGGATTCAATGATGAAAATTCCTTCAAATAGGAGCTATTCTGTGAATCTCTGaatcaaaaagatgaaagaagtaGTATTGCCCTCCATACCCCCATTACtaaaccatatttttttcttttttaaatgactatattTTAGCGTCATTTAATAGCAGGCAATTTCATAAGGTAGAGCAAGGAGAAACAGTAATTGTGCTTTCCCTGGAAATTGTAATCCTATGACTCCACGTTTGAGTTAGACTTAAAGTATTTGAGTTTTTATGATCTTGTTATAAACGACAGTTACAGATATTTAGAAAGTAAACATGTGATGGATTTAGATAGAATAAATGTGTAAAAATGTTGTCTCTTAACATCCTCCTCTGATAGCAAAGAGAATCCACAGAGAATACACATCAGTAATCACCAGACTATGTGTtgttaaatatacattaaaaagcATTTCACACTTTCATTTTTGCTAGGAACCATGAGATTTGCCTGGAGGTAGGACTTAAAAATCCTGCAATGTAATGTCAGACAATCCATTTCAGCATAGATTGTGAGACATCTATTCAAACCCTTAAATAACGACTCCATCGTTTTTGAGGGCACAGCTTCTTTCCATCAGGACAAGACACTCTGTACCCTCTGTGAACAACACTTGCCCCAACCCTGACTCTcaatttaagaaaacataaaatcttctgaaaaaaacaaaataagatactTATTTTATTACAAAGAGAAGAAACATAACTTTATAATGGAGAAACCTAGCAGACACCACTTAAAAGAAGTGaacaaagttaacatcaccagtgacAAGTATCATCATGTGCCTCCTAATACATACACTGAGAAGGGCACATTATCCCTTTTGTGGTATTTTTGCTGAAAAATTataacctcaatctaatcatgagaaaacatcagaaaaaccaAAATTGAAGGGCATTCTACAAAACAGTGGCTAGTACTCTTCAAAGTGTAAAGGTCAGAAAAGattaacaacaagaacaaaaaaggcCAAAGACCAGTTACAGATTGGAGGGGACTAAGAAGACAGGACAAATAAACGTAATGTGAGCTTCTACAGAGCCTagagcagaaaaaggacattagtgggaaaattggcaaaatttgaataaattctcTAGATTAGTTAATAGTGGGTATCGATCTTAATTTCTTGGTTTCAATAATTGTACTAGGCTTATGTAGAATGTTTTATTAGGGGAAGCAGAATAAAGGGAACTACACTATTTTTGCAACGGAAAATTCTCTCTTGTAGATAGTTCTACTCAGCCTTGCGATATAAAATTCTCTCTGGACCACAATTGTATGGTCTGAATCATGACAACTGGTTTGACTTTAAGGAGATACTTGCCATTTGTTTAAATTACTTCTTAAAAGAAAGCAGCTCTAACAGTTATGTGCTCTTCCTTATAAGACTCACTCCTAGAAGTCTATCATTTTACACAGAGTATATGTGTGGGTGTGTTCATGGGGGTGTCAATTCCTACATGAATTATCAAACACAGATGTCCCTCTCTCATCTTGTTGATAAAATTAGCCTTCAGATCAACACTCTCACGCAACTATCTGCTCAGAATAGTCATATAATAATGTGTGTACATGGTGACTCTGGATGACGCTGGATAGCCATCTTTAAAAAGTATCACTCATAGCAATTGGTCTCCCTTACATCCTTTTGTGGAATAGGGGAAGCAAGGGGGAGTGTTGGTGGTGTAcgtaaatagagaaataaattgtgattttgtatagattatctcatttgaaCCTCATAATAGCTTCCAGAGCTCAGCAcatgtttcacagatgagaaaccaGAGGTGAAGAAAGGTGAGATGGCTTATTAAGGTTGCCAAGATGCTAACTTGGGgtccaggacttgaacccagaaattctgattccaAGTTCAAGGAGCGCAGTGACTGTCATCCATGATGCCATTTCCCAGGTGGGCACATTGAGTTTGTGATAAAAGGAGCAGGACTAGACCTGAACAAGGCTGGTCTCTGTAATGTCATCTTCTACACCATTCTTCTTTTACCATCAATTCTACTCTCTTGATTGTTCTGTTAGGGAGCCTTTCAGTATGGATCATTTCTCAGGCTGAAACCCAATCTGAGCAGTAAACAGTCATTTCTTCCTCAGGTTATTCCCAGGTACCCTGCACCTAAATCTGCATGTCGATAATGTTCTTACACAGCTGGCAGCCCCTGGTATTAAAATAGGCCTTAGAAACCATAGCAACTGATCAAACCCACCTGAGGCATCTCCTTTCCGCCCgctcctgtcttctctctccccacagtACACAGCAGTCCCATatggtttcccttttctcctggcCCGCCACAATGCCTGCTGCTATTTCTAAAACCACTGCCTTTCAGACTCTCTTTCAGTCCTGAGTAGCTGTCTCCGCCGAAATGGAGACTGTTACGTTAACCCACTTACTTCTGGTGGAAGAGGTCCAGGTAAGCAAGATTTAGAACTTTGGGGGAGCCTGAATCATAAAGAGAAGCTGCATTTATCGTAGTAACAGAAGCAGCAATTTATACTTACACAGAAGAACCATATAACATCTTTGCAAACAAACGTGCCTGGGAGCAAGACAAATATCAACATTACATACTCAAACTGGAGTCCCCCTGACAGGGCACCCTCTGAATCCAGGCAGCATGAAGTGCCACAGAAGTTCTTTCCAAAGCAGCCATAGTTCATATTTGATCAAGATTGTCTAATACCATCACGTTCATAAACAGAGAAACTGCAGCAAGAACCAAAGTTGACTTTCTCATGCTACGTAATAAATTTGCAAGCTCAGTGCTAGGAAAGACTACCAGTATTAGCATATCCTTGGATAAAGTGGTTGAAGGGAGTTAGAAACAATCAAAGGGAAAAAGGGGAGGCCCGGGTTCCTTTTTCCTGAAGATCTCTGTGACAGAAATAAGCATGGGCTGGTGCAGTGATCCTCAAGCAGTGGCTGAAGATTCCTCTGTTAAGGCAAGAATTTCCATGAGTGGTTTATACGCTATTCAGAAAGGACCTCAGACCTTAGTCTCAGGGCTTTTTTAAACCAGTCTACAAGTAATTGGGAGTGACCATTTGTAAAACCTTCAGGACAATTTGACACTGCTGTAACAACTAAGGGCATGATAATTTCTTCtttagcaatttatttttatttcatttaacttaaATATTGGCTGAAGACTGATGAGGGGGGAAAATTGGTCCTTCCTCACAGATAGTTTGAAAAGCACAGATCTAAAATCTAGGCTCCCTTGCCATGTCAAGTAAACTTGACCAGAGTGAGTAAGAGCCATAAAAAAAATTAGGTATCCTCACAGAATAaacattaatgaaacaaaaatgcaGTCCTGTCATGCCAGTATGAATATTGTAACTGCTGACCAACCCACTCTGGGACATAGGTCTTGTGCATGTATTCATAAATTACATCAGAGCATGTAACTAGATTCTTGTCCTTCCTTTTGATTTTGTAGTTGGTGAGTCAGTTCCTTTCGGCCTTCCCATCTGTAACCCGAGTTCAGTGACCTATAACCCTTTACATTGGGAATTGTTATGTACCAAATGAGGATAATAAGATTTATCTTGTTACATGAAATGCAAGGTATTATAttaatttccttctaaaataaCTAGCTATACTATCAATGAAAAGTGAGTAAAACCCAATAACCTAGACATATAAACCAGTTTTACCGGGTtcagaaaaagtataaaacacttaaaatgttTACATCTAAGCATTTCAAATGAAAAGACTTCCTT
The DNA window shown above is from Equus asinus isolate D_3611 breed Donkey chromosome 23, EquAss-T2T_v2, whole genome shotgun sequence and carries:
- the BNC2 gene encoding zinc finger protein basonuclin-2 isoform X11, whose translation is MSEEAEVDVRERETQRDREPKRARDLTLRDSCTDNSMQFGTRTTAAEPGFMGTWQNADTNLLFRMSQQVPVACAGRVLGADFCPNLEEPDQRLEVQAIRCTLVNCTCECFQPGKINLRTCDQCKHGWVAHALDKLSTQHLYHPTQVEIVQSNVVFDISSLMLYGTQAVPVRLKILLDRLFSVLKQEEVLHILHGLGWTLRDYVRGYILQDAAGKVLDRWAIMSREEEIITLQQFLRFGETKSIVELMAIQEKEGQAVAVPSSKTDSDIRTFIESNNRTRSPSLLAHLENSNPSSIHHFENIPNSLAFLLPFQYINPVSAPLLGLPPNGLLLEQPGLRLREPSLSTQNEYNESSESEVSPTPYKNDQTPNRNALTSITNVEPKTEPVCVSPIQNSAPVSDLNKTEHPKSSFRIHRMRRMGSASRKGRVFCNACGKTFYDKGTLKIHYNAVHLKIKHRCTIEGCNMVFSSLRSRNRHSANPNPRLHMPMLRNNRDKDLIRATSGAATPVIASTKSNLTLTSPGRPPMGFTTPPLDPVLQNPLPSQLVFSGLKTVQPVPPFYRSLLTPGEMVSPPTSLPTSPIIPTSGTIEQHPPPPSEPAAPVVMMATHEPSADLAPKKKPRKSSMPVKIEKEIIDTADEFDDEDDDPNDGGAVVNDMSHDNHCHSQEEMSPGMSVKDFSKHSRTRCISRTEIRRADSMTSEDQEPERDYENESESSEPKLGEESMEGDEHLHSEVSEKVLMNSERPDENHSEPSHQDVIKVKEEFTDPTYDMFYMSQYGLYNGGGASMAALHESFASSLNYGSPQKFSPEGDLCSSPDPKICYVCKKSFKSSYSVKLHYRNVHLKEMHVCTVAGCNAAFPSRRSRDRNRNLRMERTIGPGHRDSLHLCSKRLES
- the BNC2 gene encoding zinc finger protein basonuclin-2 isoform X8, yielding MAIRCTLVNCTCECFQPGKINLRTCDQCKHGWVAHALDKLSTQHLYHPTQVEIVQSNVVFDISSLMLYGTQAVPVRLKILLDRLFSVLKQEEVLHILHGLGWTLRDYVRGYILQDAAGKVLDRWAIMSREEEIITLQQFLRFGETKSIVELMAIQEKEGQAVAVPSSKTDSDIRTFIESNNRTRSPSLLAHLENSNPSSIHHFENIPNSLAFLLPFQYINPVSAPLLGLPPNGLLLEQPGLRLREPSLSTQNEYNESSESEVSPTPYKNDQTPNRNALTSITNVEPKTEPVCVSPIQNSAPVSDLNKTEHPKSSFRIHRMRRMGSASRKGRVFCNACGKTFYDKGTLKIHYNAVHLKIKHRCTIEGCNMVFSSLRSRNRHSANPNPRLHMPMLRNNRDKDLIRATSGAATPVIASTKSNLTLTSPGRPPMGFTTPPLDPVLQNPLPSQLVFSGLKTVQPVPPFYRSLLTPGEMVSPPTSLPTSPIIPTSGTIEQHPPPPSEPAAPVVMMATHEPSADLAPKKKPRKSSMPVKIEKEIIDTADEFDDEDDDPNDGGAVVNDMSHDNHCHSQEEMSPGMSVKDFSKHSRTRCISRTEIRRADSMTSEDQEPERDYENESESSEPKLGEESMEGDEHLHSEVSEKVLMNSERPDENHSEPSHQDVIKVKEEFTDPTYDMFYMSQYGLYNGGGASMAALHESFASSLNYGSPQKFSPEGDLCSSPDPKICYVCKKSFKSSYSVKLHYRNVHLKEMHVCTVAGCNAAFPSRRSRDRNRNLRMERTIGPGHRDSLHLCRHSANINLHRKLLTKELDDMGLDSSQPSLSKDLRDEFLMKIYGAQHPLGLDVREDASSPAGTEDSHLNGYGRGMAEDYMVLDLSTTSSLQSSSSIHSSRESDAGSDEGILLDDIDGASDSGESAHKAEAPALPGSLGAEVSGSLMFNSLSGSNGGIMCNICHKMYSNKGTLRVHYKTVHLREMHKCKVPGCNMMFSSVRSRNRHSQNPNLHKNIPFTSVD
- the BNC2 gene encoding zinc finger protein basonuclin-2 isoform X10 — its product is MSEEAEVDVRERETQRDREPKRARDLTLRDSCTDNSMQFGTRTTAAEPGFMGTWQNADTNLLFRMSQQVPVACAGRVLGADFCPNLEEPDQRLEVQAIRCTLVNCTCECFQPGKINLRTCDQCKHGWVAHALDKLSTQHLYHPTQVEIVQSNVVFDISSLMLYGTQAVPVRLKILLDRLFSVLKQEEVLHILHGLGWTLRDYVRGYILQDAAGKVLDRWAIMSREEEIITLQQFLRFGETKSIVELMAIQEKEGQAVAVPSSKTDSDIRTFIESNNRTRSPSLLAHLENSNPSSIHHFENIPNSLAFLLPFQYINPVSAPLLGLPPNGLLLEQPGLRLREPSLSTQNEYNESSESEVSPTPYKNDQTPNRNALTSITNVEPKTEPVCVSPIQNSAPVSDLNKTEHPKSSFRIHRMRRMGSASRKGRVFCNACGKTFYDKGTLKIHYNAVHLKIKHRCTIEGCNMVFSSLRSRNRHSANPNPRLHMPMLRNNRDKDLIRATSGAATPVIASTKSNLTLTSPGRPPMGFTTPPLDPVLQNPLPSQLVFSGLKTVQPVPPFYRSLLTPGEMVSPPTSLPTSPIIPTSGTIEQHPPPPSEPAAPVVMMATHEPSADLAPKKKPRKSSMPVKIEKEIIDTADEFDDEDDDPNDGGAVVNDMSHDNHCHSQEEMSPGMSVKDFSKHSRTRCISRTEIRRADSMTSEDQEPERDYENESESSEPKLGEESMEGDEHLHSEVSEKVLMNSERPDENHSEPSHQDVIKVKEEFTDPTYDMFYMSQYGLYNGGGASMAALHESFASSLNYGSPQKFSPEGDLCSSPDPKICYVCKKSFKSSYSVKLHYRNVHLKEMHVCTVAGCNAAFPSRRSRDRNRNLRMERTIGPGHRDSLHLCRHSANINLHRKLLTKELDDMGLDSSQPSLSKDLRDEFLMKIYGAQHPLGLDVREDASSPAGTEDSHLNGYGRGMAEDYMVLDLSTTSSLQSSSSIHSSRESDAGSDEGILLDDIDGASDSGESAHKAEAPALPGSLGAEVSGSLMFNSLSGSNGGIMCNICHKMYSNKGTLRVHYKTVHLREMHKCKVPGCNMMFSSVRSRNRHSQNPNLHKNIPFTSVD
- the BNC2 gene encoding zinc finger protein basonuclin-2 isoform X3 is translated as MSEEAEVDVRERETQRDREPKRARDLTLRDSCTDNSMQFGTRTTAAEPGFMGTWQNADTNLLFRMSQQAIRCTLVNCTCECFQPGKINLRTCDQCKHGWVAHALDKLSTQHLYHPTQVEIVQSNVVFDISSLMLYGTQAVPVRLKILLDRLFSVLKQEEVLHILHGLGWTLRDYVRGYILQDAAGKVLDRWAIMSREEEIITLQQFLRFGETKSIVELMAIQEKEGQAVAVPSSKTDSDIRTFIESNNRTRSPSLLAHLENSNPSSIHHFENIPNSLAFLLPFQYINPVSAPLLGLPPNGLLLEQPGLRLREPSLSTQNEYNESSESEVSPTPYKNDQTPNRNALTSITNVEPKTEPVCVSPIQNSAPVSDLNKTEHPKSSFRIHRMRRMGSASRKGRVFCNACGKTFYDKGTLKIHYNAVHLKIKHRCTIEGCNMVFSSLRSRNRHSANPNPRLHMPMLRNNRDKDLIRATSGAATPVIASTKSNLTLTSPGRPPMGFTTPPLDPVLQNPLPSQLVFSGLKTVQPVPPFYRSLLTPGEMVSPPTSLPTSPIIPTSGTIEQHPPPPSEPAAPVVMMATHEPSADLAPKKKPRKSSMPVKIEKEIIDTADEFDDEDDDPNDGGAVVNDMSHDNHCHSQEEMSPGMSVKDFSKHSRTRCISRTEIRRADSMTSEDQEPERDYENESESSEPKLGEESMEGDEHLHSEVSEKVLMNSERPDENHSEPSHQDVIKVKEEFTDPTYDMFYMSQYGLYNGGGASMAALHESFASSLNYGSPQKFSPEGDLCSSPDPKICYVCKKSFKSSYSVKLHYRNVHLKEMHVCTVAGCNAAFPSRRSRDRNRNLRMERTIGPGHRDSLHLCRHSANINLHRKLLTKELDDMGLDSSQPSLSKDLRDEFLMKIYGAQHPLGLDVREDASSPAGTEDSHLNGYGRGMAEDYMVLDLSTTSSLQSSSSIHSSRESDAGSDEGILLDDIDGASDSGESAHKAEAPALPGSLGAEVSGSLMFNSLSGSNGGIMCNICHKMYSNKGTLRVHYKTVHLREMHKCKVPGCNMMFSSVRSRNRHSQNPNLHKNIPFTSVD